The DNA sequence GGACGTCCGGTTCGCGGATCAGGGCCCGGGCCAGGGACACGCGCTGCTTCTGGCCGCTGGAGAGGCCGGCGGGGTGGGCGTCCAGGATGGCGGTGAGGTCGACGCGTGCGGCGATCTCCTTGACCTTGCGGTCGACGTCGGCCCGGTCGGCCCGTCTGCGTGCCCTCAGGCCGAAGGCGAGGTTCTGCGCCACGGTCAGCGGCGGGTAGAGCGCGTAGTTCTCGAACGCGACCCCGATGTTGCGCTGCTGGGCCGGCCGCGCGGTCACGGACGCCCCGCCCACCAGGATGTCCCCGCCGGTCACCGTCTCCAGGCCGGCGATCATGCGCAGGGTGGTGGACTTTCCGCAGCCCGACGGGCCCAGGAGGCCGAGCAGTTCCCCGGAGCGCAGGGCGAGGTCGATGCCGCGCACGGCGTCCACCGCCGGGCGGCCCCGTGCTCGGTAGGTCTTGCGCAGATCACGTAGCTCCAGCTCGGTCATCGCTGCCCTTCGTCGCGCATACCTCGTAACGGACCTTGTGCTCGTCCAGGTCCCGCAGTGCCTCCGCCGACGCCCCGTCGTCCACCAGGAGCAGGTCGAAGCGGGAGAGGGGGACCACCCGGTGCAGGGCGACGCGGGCGAGCTTGGTGTGGTCGATCAGCAGGATGTTGCGGGCGGCGGCGTCGAGCATGGCCCGCTTCACCGACACGATGTGCTGCTCCTGGTGGTAGGCGAAACCCCCGCGCACGGCCGACGTCGACGCGAAGCAGACGTCCACGCGCAGCTGCTCGATCGCCTCGACGCAGGAGACGCCGAGGAAGGACGAGTGCAGCGGGTCGTAGTCGCCGCCGAGGGCCATGAGGTGGATGCCGCGCTGGTCGGAGAGGAGGTTGATCGCTTCCAGGAAGTTGGTGACGACCGTGAGCGGGGTGACCTCGCCGAGGCGCAGCCTGCGGGCTATCTCCAGGGTGGAGGTGGAGTCGTCCAGCATGATCGCCATGCCGGGCTCGATCAGCTTCAGCGCACGGTCGGCCACGGCGGCCTTCTGCGCCCGCATGGTCTTCAGCCGGTACTGGACGTTGGACTCGAAGACACCGGACGGCTGCGCGGTCACCCCGCCCCTCGACTTCCGCACGATTCCCTGCCGTTCGAGTTCGTCGAGGTCCCGGTGGATCGTCATCAGGCTCACGCCGAACCGCTCGGCCAGCTCGGCTGCCGTCGCCGAGCCGTCGGCGAGGACCTGCTCGGCCATGGCGGTCTGCCGGGCGGCGGGGCCCTGCGGACCGCTGCTGTGGTTGCTGCTCATCGGGTCTCGATCCGTCGTCCTGGACGCTCCGGCCGGTCGGCCTCGAACAGCAGCAGGTTCTCAGGCCGGACCGACAGCCGGACCGGATCGTCGGGTCGAAGGCCGGCCGCGTCGCCGCGCGGGGCGACCAGTGACACGTGCTGCTCGCCGAGCCGGACGGTGACCTCCACGGACCTGCCGAGCACCTCGGTGACGTAGACGGTGCCGGTGAGCTCGTGTCCCCGGCCGTTCAGCTCGATGTCCCGTGGGCGGACGCCGACCAGGACCTCCGTGCCGGGGGCGGCGTCGGCCCGCATCGGCAGCTCGACCTTGCCGTCCGCCGAGCGGAAGCTCCCGTCGGGCGCGAGGGCTCCCGGCAGCAGGTTGATCCGGGGCCGCCCGAAGGCGCGGGCGACCTCCGTGTCGTGGGGCCGGTACCAGATCTCCTCCCTCGTCCCCGTCTGCACGATCCGCCCGCCCCGGATGACCCCGATCCGGTCGCCGAGCGCCAGCGCCTCGACGGAGTCGTGGGTGACGTAGAGGGTGGTCGTGCGCCGCACCGCCCCGATCGCCTTCAGCTCGGCCCGCATCTGCTGGCGCAGCTTGGCGTCGAGGTGGGACAGGGGCTCGTCGAGGAGGAAGGCCCGGGCCGGGCGGACCAGGACGCGGCCGAGGGCGACGCGCTGCCGCTGGCCGTTGGAGAGTTGGCCGACCGGACGGTCCAGCAGGGCCGAGATGCCGAGGAGTTCTGCCACCTCGCCGATCCGTTCCCGGGCCTGCGCAGCGGGGAGGCGGTGCCGGGGGGAGCGGAGCGGCGAGGCGAGATTGTCGTAGGCCGACTTGTGCGGGTAGAGGGCGTAGCTCTCGAAGCACATCGCCACGCCACGGTCGTAGGGCTCGATGCCGCGCATGTCCCTGCCGTCGAGTTCGACCGTGCCGGCGTCGGGCATCTCCAGCCCGGCGACGGTCTTCAGGGTGGTGGTCTTGCCGGCGCCGGACGGTCCGAGCAGGCAGAAGAACTCGCCCTCGTGCACGTCCAGTTCCAGCCCGTCGAGCGCGGTGACCTTGCCGTACGTCTTGCGGATCTCCCCCAGGCGGATCATGACTTCACCGCCCCGAACGACAGCCCCCGCACCAGATACCGCTGGATGGTGAGGGCCAGCAGCAGCGGCGGTACGACGGAGACGAGCGCGGCGGCGGCCGTGAGGTTGTACTTGGGCCGGTCCCCGCCCAGGAAGGACAGCGCGCCCACGGTCACGGTCTGCGCCTCGTTGGAGGTCAGGATCAGCGGGAAGACGAAGTTGTTCCAGGCGAAGATGAAGGCGAGCAGGGACACGGCGGCCACTCCCGGCTTCACCAGCGGGAGCGCCACCTTCATGAACGCCTGTTTGCGTGTGTAGCCGTCCAGCAGCGCCGCCTGCTCCAGTTCGGGCGTGAGGTCGGCGAAGTACGACCGCATGATCCACACGATCAGCGGCAGCGTGACCAGCTGGAGCACCCACACCATGCCGACGTACGTGTCGAAAAGACCTAGCTTCTGGTACAGCACGAACAGCGGGATGATCACGGTGAGTTCGGGTGCGAACCGGAACGACAGCAGCGTGAACATCAGGTTCTCCGAGCCCTTGAAACGCCAGCGCGCGGAGGCGTACGCGGCCGGCAGCCCGACCAGGAGCGACAGCACGACCGCTCCCACCGAGACCACCAGGCTGTTGACGAAGAACCGCACGAACGGGATGCCCTCGCTGTCGCCGAGGACCGTGCGGTAGCCGTCGAGGGTGGGGGAGAAGGAGAAGTAGGTGGAGAAGAGCTGGTTCGTCGGCTTCAGCGACAGGATCACCATCCAGGCGATCGGGAACAGCGCGAAGACGAAGTAGAGGATGAGGGCGGCGTCGGCCAGCCATCCCAACAGGCGCTTCTTGACGGTCATTTCACCTCCGCGGCCTTCCGCTGGATCTTCCCCAGGTGCTTCACCAGCACCATCGCGGCGAGATACACCACGGCCCACAGCACGATCGTGTAGCTGATCCCGAACGAGTAACGCTGGAAGCGGATCGCCTCCAGGTAGGCGCGGATCTGGAGCACGACGGTCGAGTCGCCCGGCCCGCCTTCGGTGAGGGCGTAGATGATGTCGAACACCTTCAGCGAGTCCATGAACCGGAAGATCACCGCCACCAGGACGTACGGCCACAGCATCGGCAGCGTCAGGCGCCGGAAGGTGTACCACCAGCCCGCCCCGTCGACGGCCGCCGCCTCGAAGGGAGAGGTCGGCAGCGAACGCAGGCCGGCGAGGGCGAGGATCGCCACGAACGGGGTGTAGACCCAGACGTCCACGGCGATCGACGACAGCAGGGCGCCGGTCGGGGTGTCCGTCCACTGGACTCCGCCCAGCCCGAAGGGTCTCAGCAGGTAGTTGATCACCCCCACCGACGGCTGGAGCATCAGCTTCCAGATGATCGCCGCGATCACCGGCGCGATCATCAGCGGCAGGATGAGGATCTTCTCCAGCACCCTCCCGACCTGCGACGACCGGTGCAGCAGCAGGGCGACGGCGACCCCGAGGACCGTCTCGACGGCGGCGGCCCCCACCGCGTACAGCACCGTCACCCACGCCGAGTTCCAGAAGGCCTCCTGCGTGAAGACGGTCTCGTAGTTCTCGAACCGCACCATGTCCGGCTGGGGCTTGCTCGCCGAGAAGTCGAACAGGGTGTAGTAGAGGCCGAGCCCGAAGGGGTAGAGGATTCCGCAGGTCAGGAGCAGGGCGGGGACGATCAGGAGGTACGGGCGAAGGGCTAGCCGCCATCCCATCGGCTAGCCCACCTTGTCGGCGAGGTCGCCCGCCAGCCCGTCGAGCACCGACTTGGCACCGCCCCCGCCGTAGATCTCCTGGAGGGCGGCGGCCCAACTGGTGGTCGCGTCGAAGAACTGCGCCTGCGGGGTGAACTGGATCTTCGTCTGGTCGACGACGGTCTCGAAGGTCTCGATGAAGCCCGGCAGGTGCCGCATCTTGTCCTTGTAGGCGCTGTCGTTTGCGATCGACTTGCGGACCGGGTCGATGTGGTTGTGCGTGATCGCGCTCTTGCGCAGGTGCTCCTTGCCGGTCGCCCACTGCAGGAACAGCCAACTGGCGCTCTTCTTCTTGCTCTTGGCGTTCATGCCGAGCGACCAGATCCACATGTTGGTGGCGAGCGACCCGTCCGGTCCCTTCGGACCGGGGTGGAAGGCGATCTTCCCGGAGGCCGGGCTCGCCCCCTCGACCGCCTGGAAGTAGGCGGCCGTGTCCGCGTCGAACAGCATCCCGGCCTTCTTCGCACCGAGGTCGCTGGAGCACTGGTACCAGGTGTACGACGTCCAGGACGGCGGCCCGCCCTGCTTGACCATGCCGGCCCAGTCCTCGGTGAACGCGACGGCCTCTGGGCTGTTCATGGCCGGTGTGAGCTTCCCGCCCTTGACCGTGAAGTCCTTGAGCCCGTTGCGGGCGTACATCGTCATGAAGCCGGGGTGGATGGTGGCCCAGCTCCGGGACCCGCGGACGGCGATCCCGTACATGCCGTCGAAGCCGCCGCCCGGTGCCTTCTGCTTGATGGCCCCGGCGATCTCGCGCAGCTCGTCGAAGGTCTCGGCGGGCTTGAGGCCGAGCTTCTTGAAGACGTCCGTGTTGTAGGCGACGACGTTCGTCTCCCAGCCCCACGGCAGCGCGTACTGCCCGCCCTGTCCGAGCGGCGCGCCCGCCTTCAGGGACCACTGGTCGGCCTGGAGGAGGTTCGGGAAGAAGTCGGCCTGGTCCCATTCGGCGCCTGTCGCCGAGGAGTTGCGCATCCAGGGGCCGAGGTCCTCCAGCCAGCCGGGCGGCCCGTACTGCCAGACCATGTACGCGCCGAGCATGAAGACGTCGTACGAGGCCCGCCCGCTGGACAGGTCGACGGTGAGCTTGTCGAAGTAGTTGTCCTCGGGGAAGACGTCGTACTCGACCTTGATGCCGGTCTTCTCGGTGAAGGACTTCAGGTCGGCGATGAGCGCGTCCGTGTACGGGTGCTTGTTCAGCAGCGCCTTGACGGTCGTGCCCTTCTCCCGCTTCCAGTCGAACGAGCCGGTGACGTCGTC is a window from the Streptomyces sp. NBC_00299 genome containing:
- a CDS encoding DeoR/GlpR family DNA-binding transcription regulator gives rise to the protein MSSNHSSGPQGPAARQTAMAEQVLADGSATAAELAERFGVSLMTIHRDLDELERQGIVRKSRGGVTAQPSGVFESNVQYRLKTMRAQKAAVADRALKLIEPGMAIMLDDSTSTLEIARRLRLGEVTPLTVVTNFLEAINLLSDQRGIHLMALGGDYDPLHSSFLGVSCVEAIEQLRVDVCFASTSAVRGGFAYHQEQHIVSVKRAMLDAAARNILLIDHTKLARVALHRVVPLSRFDLLLVDDGASAEALRDLDEHKVRYEVCATKGSDDRAGAT
- a CDS encoding ABC transporter ATP-binding protein, with translation MIRLGEIRKTYGKVTALDGLELDVHEGEFFCLLGPSGAGKTTTLKTVAGLEMPDAGTVELDGRDMRGIEPYDRGVAMCFESYALYPHKSAYDNLASPLRSPRHRLPAAQARERIGEVAELLGISALLDRPVGQLSNGQRQRVALGRVLVRPARAFLLDEPLSHLDAKLRQQMRAELKAIGAVRRTTTLYVTHDSVEALALGDRIGVIRGGRIVQTGTREEIWYRPHDTEVARAFGRPRINLLPGALAPDGSFRSADGKVELPMRADAAPGTEVLVGVRPRDIELNGRGHELTGTVYVTEVLGRSVEVTVRLGEQHVSLVAPRGDAAGLRPDDPVRLSVRPENLLLFEADRPERPGRRIETR
- a CDS encoding carbohydrate ABC transporter permease, translated to MTVKKRLLGWLADAALILYFVFALFPIAWMVILSLKPTNQLFSTYFSFSPTLDGYRTVLGDSEGIPFVRFFVNSLVVSVGAVVLSLLVGLPAAYASARWRFKGSENLMFTLLSFRFAPELTVIIPLFVLYQKLGLFDTYVGMVWVLQLVTLPLIVWIMRSYFADLTPELEQAALLDGYTRKQAFMKVALPLVKPGVAAVSLLAFIFAWNNFVFPLILTSNEAQTVTVGALSFLGGDRPKYNLTAAAALVSVVPPLLLALTIQRYLVRGLSFGAVKS
- a CDS encoding carbohydrate ABC transporter permease, with protein sequence MGWRLALRPYLLIVPALLLTCGILYPFGLGLYYTLFDFSASKPQPDMVRFENYETVFTQEAFWNSAWVTVLYAVGAAAVETVLGVAVALLLHRSSQVGRVLEKILILPLMIAPVIAAIIWKLMLQPSVGVINYLLRPFGLGGVQWTDTPTGALLSSIAVDVWVYTPFVAILALAGLRSLPTSPFEAAAVDGAGWWYTFRRLTLPMLWPYVLVAVIFRFMDSLKVFDIIYALTEGGPGDSTVVLQIRAYLEAIRFQRYSFGISYTIVLWAVVYLAAMVLVKHLGKIQRKAAEVK
- a CDS encoding ABC transporter substrate-binding protein; the protein is MDMHVHDRRRFLALTAAAAATPLLAACGAGFGGDDDKSDGSAADDVTGSFDWKREKGTTVKALLNKHPYTDALIADLKSFTEKTGIKVEYDVFPEDNYFDKLTVDLSSGRASYDVFMLGAYMVWQYGPPGWLEDLGPWMRNSSATGAEWDQADFFPNLLQADQWSLKAGAPLGQGGQYALPWGWETNVVAYNTDVFKKLGLKPAETFDELREIAGAIKQKAPGGGFDGMYGIAVRGSRSWATIHPGFMTMYARNGLKDFTVKGGKLTPAMNSPEAVAFTEDWAGMVKQGGPPSWTSYTWYQCSSDLGAKKAGMLFDADTAAYFQAVEGASPASGKIAFHPGPKGPDGSLATNMWIWSLGMNAKSKKKSASWLFLQWATGKEHLRKSAITHNHIDPVRKSIANDSAYKDKMRHLPGFIETFETVVDQTKIQFTPQAQFFDATTSWAAALQEIYGGGGAKSVLDGLAGDLADKVG